A single region of the Thermococcus paralvinellae genome encodes:
- a CDS encoding sugar phosphate nucleotidyltransferase → MKVLIMAGGYATRLWPITKDNPKALLPVGDKVILDYIIEKTKELDLNVYVSTNRFFAKYFEEWGKNKDIELLIEDTLHEEEKLGTIGALNEALEKLGLDDYLVIAGDNLFSFSLRDFLDRYDGKTLIAVYDIGDFELAKRYGVVLLEGNKVIDFEEKPARPKSTWISTGVYVFPKEVMEMVPQYLEEGNRDSPGYFIQWLLKKGIEIHAYKFDDYWYDIGSADSYLEALKTLLKESQIEEIQISPYAKIIPPVVIKKGAKILGRSIIGPYAYIGENCMIENSDISDSIIFKDTIIRNSTIWRSIIDEKCEIRNLELKKSLVGGHAKIQRGD, encoded by the coding sequence ATGAAGGTTTTGATTATGGCAGGTGGTTATGCTACTCGCCTATGGCCTATCACAAAAGATAACCCAAAAGCTTTACTTCCCGTTGGGGATAAAGTGATTCTTGACTATATCATTGAAAAAACGAAAGAGCTTGATTTGAATGTTTACGTTTCAACAAATAGATTTTTTGCAAAGTACTTTGAGGAGTGGGGTAAAAATAAAGATATTGAGCTTTTAATTGAAGACACCCTTCATGAGGAGGAGAAACTCGGTACCATTGGGGCTTTAAATGAGGCTCTTGAAAAGCTTGGCTTGGATGATTACCTAGTCATCGCTGGAGACAATTTGTTCTCTTTCAGCTTGAGGGATTTTTTGGATAGATACGATGGAAAGACACTCATAGCTGTTTATGATATCGGCGATTTTGAGCTCGCAAAGAGGTACGGAGTTGTCCTCCTTGAAGGCAATAAAGTTATTGATTTTGAGGAAAAGCCTGCAAGGCCAAAGTCAACATGGATAAGCACTGGAGTCTATGTTTTCCCAAAGGAAGTTATGGAGATGGTTCCTCAATACCTGGAGGAGGGTAATAGAGACTCACCGGGATATTTTATTCAGTGGCTTCTCAAGAAAGGAATTGAAATCCATGCGTATAAATTTGATGACTACTGGTATGATATTGGAAGTGCTGACAGCTATCTTGAGGCTTTAAAAACTCTCTTAAAGGAGAGCCAGATTGAGGAGATTCAGATCAGCCCTTATGCAAAGATCATTCCTCCAGTTGTGATAAAGAAGGGCGCAAAAATTCTTGGAAGGTCAATCATTGGGCCTTACGCTTACATTGGTGAGAACTGCATGATAGAGAACTCTGATATTAGTGATTCGATAATCTTTAAGGACACAATAATAAGGAATTCGACGATTTGGCGTTCGATTATTGATGAGAAGTGTGAGATAAGGAATTTAGAGCTTAAGAAGAGCTTAGTTGGAGGACATGCAAAGATACAGAGAGGAGATTGA
- a CDS encoding DUF3368 domain-containing protein, translated as MRIVFNTSPLIFLEKLRYLDKIFDIFDEVIIPKAVYDEIRAKNDESSKKIAELVNMGKIRVLQVNAEGIVGLHKGETEAIILAKRNKCWVALDDLKARKVARSEGVKVIGTLGILKILKELNLAKFEPEDLFKELTQVGFRIKKELFFEIFKE; from the coding sequence TTGAGGATAGTCTTTAATACCTCTCCATTAATCTTTCTAGAAAAGCTAAGATATCTCGACAAAATTTTTGATATTTTTGATGAAGTTATAATCCCAAAGGCAGTTTATGATGAAATTAGAGCAAAAAATGACGAATCTTCAAAGAAGATTGCCGAATTGGTTAACATGGGAAAAATTAGAGTTCTTCAAGTAAATGCAGAGGGGATTGTAGGCTTACATAAAGGAGAAACCGAAGCAATAATCTTGGCAAAGAGGAATAAGTGTTGGGTTGCTTTGGATGATTTAAAAGCTCGAAAAGTTGCGAGAAGCGAAGGAGTTAAGGTAATCGGAACATTGGGCATTCTGAAGATTTTAAAAGAATTAAACTTAGCCAAATTTGAGCCTGAAGACCTTTTTAAAGAGCTAACTCAAGTAGGTTTCAGAATTAAAAAAGAGCTGTTCTTTGAGATTTTCAAAGAGTAA